The following are encoded together in the Streptomyces flavofungini genome:
- a CDS encoding putative bifunctional diguanylate cyclase/phosphodiesterase: MSADQDGPEDRLRRFATIWSRALFPVTATSLTRPEFESRLLPLARQLRTALEERVFHAAASESVGAALVEAHCTEPEALSRTLDVVEAYLVLYCGAATAADAAVTEAAAGDREELRARCSRIQHAVAAGFARALRERTRAEQEAISRAALDARGTVAEALHASEARFRAVFHGAAIGIGIADLRGTVLEVNDALIRMFGGLEHQLRGRNVAEWTHPDDSPHVWRLYEELVRGDREHYRVEKAFYRPDGTVLWTNLTVSLLRDADGAPQYQLALMEDTTERRLLNLRLRYEATHDALTGLPNRTLFFERLEKALSAGEGSRFGLCYLDLDGFKTVNDSLGHAAGDRLLVEVADRLQACATAPGEMVARLGGDEFVALTTGPDTEHEVDELAGRIMNALATPIRVDGRELTVRGSIGIVEGPAAERGAAEVLRSADITMYRAKHAGGNRFELADPEADARAITRHGLTTALPLALERGEFFIEYQPLVHLGDGSVRGAEALVRWLHPQHGVISPDRFIPLAEHTGLIVPLGRWVLEQSVRQARAWEAATGADQAPGPLRVNVNLSPCQLTHPGLVSDTVEILERAGLAPGSLCLEVTESALIGADDDLLKPLRRLAEMGVDIALDDFGTGYSNLANLRRLPVSVLKLDRAFTQGMQHFPADPVDLKIIEGIVSLAHSLDLAVTVEGVETGAQADQLRELGCDTAQGWYYARPGPPDRLHELALADAT; the protein is encoded by the coding sequence TTGAGCGCGGACCAGGACGGGCCGGAGGACAGACTGCGCAGGTTCGCCACCATCTGGAGCCGCGCGCTGTTCCCGGTGACCGCCACCTCGCTCACCCGCCCCGAGTTCGAGAGCCGATTGCTGCCGCTGGCCCGGCAGTTGCGGACGGCCCTGGAGGAGCGGGTCTTCCACGCCGCCGCCAGTGAGTCCGTGGGCGCCGCCCTCGTCGAGGCGCACTGCACCGAGCCGGAGGCCCTGAGCCGCACGCTCGACGTCGTCGAGGCCTATCTGGTGCTGTACTGCGGCGCCGCCACCGCCGCCGATGCCGCGGTGACCGAGGCCGCCGCCGGTGACCGCGAGGAGCTGCGGGCCCGCTGCTCCCGGATCCAGCACGCCGTCGCCGCCGGCTTCGCCCGGGCGCTGCGCGAGCGCACCCGCGCCGAGCAGGAGGCCATATCCCGGGCCGCCCTCGACGCCCGCGGCACCGTCGCCGAGGCCCTGCACGCCAGCGAGGCGCGGTTCCGCGCGGTCTTCCACGGCGCCGCCATCGGCATCGGCATCGCCGACCTCAGGGGCACGGTCCTCGAGGTCAACGACGCCCTGATCCGCATGTTCGGCGGCCTGGAGCACCAGCTGCGCGGCCGCAACGTGGCCGAGTGGACGCACCCCGACGACTCCCCGCACGTCTGGCGCCTCTACGAGGAACTGGTGCGCGGCGACCGCGAGCACTACCGCGTCGAGAAGGCCTTCTACCGCCCCGACGGCACCGTCCTGTGGACCAATCTGACGGTGTCCCTGCTGCGCGACGCCGACGGGGCGCCGCAGTACCAGCTGGCGCTGATGGAGGACACCACCGAGCGCCGCCTGCTCAATCTGCGCCTGCGCTACGAGGCCACCCACGACGCGCTCACCGGCCTGCCCAACCGGACCCTGTTCTTCGAGCGCCTGGAGAAGGCGCTCTCGGCGGGCGAGGGCTCCCGCTTCGGTCTGTGCTACCTGGACCTCGACGGCTTCAAGACCGTCAACGACAGCCTCGGGCACGCGGCGGGCGACCGCCTCCTCGTCGAGGTCGCCGACCGCCTCCAGGCCTGTGCCACCGCCCCCGGCGAGATGGTCGCGCGGCTCGGCGGCGACGAGTTCGTGGCGCTGACCACGGGCCCCGACACCGAGCACGAGGTCGACGAGCTGGCCGGGCGCATCATGAACGCGCTCGCCACCCCGATCCGCGTCGACGGCCGCGAACTGACGGTGCGCGGCTCCATCGGCATCGTCGAGGGACCCGCGGCCGAGCGCGGCGCCGCCGAGGTCCTGCGCAGCGCCGACATCACGATGTACCGCGCCAAGCACGCGGGCGGCAACCGCTTCGAGCTGGCCGACCCGGAGGCCGACGCCCGCGCCATCACCCGGCACGGTCTGACCACGGCCCTGCCGTTGGCCCTGGAACGCGGCGAGTTCTTCATCGAGTACCAGCCGCTCGTGCATCTCGGTGACGGCAGCGTGCGCGGGGCCGAGGCCCTGGTGCGCTGGCTGCACCCGCAGCACGGCGTCATCAGCCCGGACCGCTTCATCCCGCTCGCCGAGCACACGGGTCTCATCGTGCCGCTGGGACGCTGGGTCCTGGAGCAGTCGGTACGTCAGGCGCGTGCCTGGGAGGCCGCGACCGGGGCGGACCAGGCCCCCGGCCCGCTGCGCGTCAACGTGAACCTGTCACCGTGCCAGCTCACCCACCCCGGCCTGGTCTCCGACACCGTCGAGATCCTGGAGCGCGCGGGTCTCGCGCCCGGCTCCCTGTGCCTGGAGGTCACCGAGTCCGCGCTGATCGGCGCCGACGACGACCTGCTCAAGCCGTTGCGCAGGCTCGCCGAGATGGGCGTGGACATCGCGCTCGACGACTTCGGCACGGGGTACTCCAACCTCGCGAACCTGCGGCGCCTGCCGGTCAGCGTGCTCAAGCTCGACCGCGCCTTCACCCAGGGCATGCAGCACTTCCCCGCCGACCCGGTCGACCTGAAGATCATCGAGGGCATCGTGTCCCTCGCGCACAGTCTTGACCTGGCCGTCACGGTGGAGGGGGTCGAGACCGGTGCGCAGGCCGATCAGCTGCGTGAGCTGGGCTGTGACACGGCTCAGGGCTGGTACTACGCCCGGCCCGGGCCGCCGGACCGGCTGCATGAGCTGGCGCTGGCGGACGCGACGTGA